In one window of Kosmotoga pacifica DNA:
- a CDS encoding DEAD/DEAH box helicase has protein sequence MNKKFNEMGLSRKMLTAIEKMGFSEPTPIQSSAIPAILEGKDMIGQAHTGTGKTATFGIPMLELLDYSSRNVQALVLCPTRELAVQVTREISTLGANREKLSAVTVYGGQPIERQIRALKKGVQIVVGTPGRLMDHMRRGTLKLDNVKYVVLDEADEMLNMGFLEDIEYILSQINADRQTVMFSATMPRPIVTLARKFQKEPELIRVVERVLTVPTIEQYYLEVKEVNKANVLSRLLEYYNLELSLVFCNTKKKVDELVVQLQGMGYSADGLHGDMNQSLRDRVMRSFRNGSIKILVATDVAARGIDVDNIEAVFNYDIPEDEEYYVHRIGRTGRAGKTGMAFSFAYGRSLYRLREIQRYTKIKVNPLNIPTLKDIKARKAEAFLDEINKILEQGNLGDYIPAVESLITRGYTSMEIAAALIKMHVSQNNLQEEPETSRDRKMVKLFINAGKKHNVRARDLLGAITGETGIPGDRIGAIKLLDKHSYVEVDYKYAELVIESLNRCRIKGNRVSVQRVN, from the coding sequence ATGAATAAGAAATTTAACGAAATGGGTTTATCCCGAAAGATGTTAACTGCTATTGAGAAAATGGGCTTTTCTGAACCAACTCCCATCCAGTCTAGTGCGATACCTGCAATTCTCGAAGGAAAGGACATGATCGGTCAGGCACATACCGGAACAGGAAAAACGGCCACTTTTGGTATTCCAATGCTCGAACTTCTGGATTACTCTTCAAGAAATGTACAGGCCCTTGTTCTTTGCCCTACGAGAGAACTCGCTGTTCAGGTGACAAGAGAAATAAGCACCCTGGGAGCGAATCGTGAGAAATTGAGCGCTGTGACGGTATACGGTGGTCAACCTATAGAACGACAAATACGAGCTCTAAAAAAAGGTGTGCAGATAGTTGTTGGTACGCCCGGAAGGCTGATGGACCACATGCGCAGGGGTACACTTAAACTGGACAACGTGAAATACGTTGTGCTCGATGAAGCTGATGAAATGCTGAATATGGGATTTCTTGAGGACATTGAATACATACTGAGCCAGATAAATGCCGATAGACAGACAGTGATGTTCTCAGCAACAATGCCAAGACCGATAGTCACCCTAGCAAGAAAATTCCAGAAAGAACCTGAACTCATAAGGGTTGTGGAGAGAGTGTTGACTGTTCCTACAATTGAACAATATTATCTCGAAGTAAAAGAGGTTAACAAAGCCAATGTGCTCTCAAGGCTTCTGGAGTATTATAACCTGGAACTTTCTCTTGTATTCTGTAACACAAAGAAAAAAGTAGATGAGCTCGTAGTGCAGCTTCAGGGAATGGGTTATTCTGCAGACGGGTTGCATGGAGACATGAATCAGTCATTGAGGGACAGGGTCATGAGGAGCTTTCGGAACGGTTCTATCAAAATCCTCGTTGCTACCGATGTAGCTGCACGCGGGATTGATGTGGATAATATTGAAGCGGTATTCAATTATGATATTCCCGAGGATGAGGAGTATTACGTTCACAGAATCGGCAGAACAGGACGGGCTGGAAAGACCGGTATGGCTTTTAGTTTTGCATATGGGCGTTCATTGTACAGGCTCAGAGAAATCCAGCGTTATACAAAAATCAAGGTTAACCCTCTGAATATCCCTACACTGAAAGACATCAAAGCCAGGAAAGCGGAAGCTTTCCTTGATGAAATCAATAAAATTCTTGAACAGGGAAACCTTGGAGATTATATTCCCGCTGTCGAGTCACTCATCACCCGTGGGTATACTTCCATGGAAATAGCCGCAGCATTGATAAAAATGCACGTTTCTCAAAACAACCTTCAGGAAGAACCTGAAACCTCCAGGGATCGAAAGATGGTGAAGCTCTTCATAAATGCCGGGAAAAAGCACAACGTCCGAGCACGAGACCTTCTGGGAGCAATTACAGGAGAAACAGGTATCCCGGGAGATAGGATAGGAGCCATTAAACTTCTGGACAAACACAGTTACGTAGAAGTTGACTATAAATACGCGGAACTCGTGATTGAATCCCTTAACCGCTGCAGGATAAAAGGTAACAGAGTCTCCGTTCAGAGAGTCAATTGA
- a CDS encoding 6-phosphofructokinase produces the protein MKKKNLIYGQSGGVTSVINASAYGAIVAALEEAEIENVYAGINGINGVLEEKLIDLTKETKDEIEKIPYTPGAIFGSCRKKLKTEEDFRRLFEVFEAHNIGYFLYNGGNDSMETVHRIALKAREYGYPLKAIGIPKTVDNDLMHTDHCPGYGSAAKYTAISILEATKDLIAMHGDSTQVFIMESMGRYAGWLAASAALAGLNGGTAPQIILLPEVPFDEEKFLSKVEETIVRDGYCSVVVAEALKDSSGNYISTEAYKDAFGNVQLGKIGIYIQKIVRQKLGRKVHTALPDYLQRSSRHIASLTDWREAIEVGAAAVKYAVKDGLSDVMVSIVRDNDYPYLKHYSPVELNGVASAVKYLPEEFIAENGFGVTEKFIEYARPLINGEAPVIYLRGIPVYAKLKRVFVEKKLKG, from the coding sequence ATGAAGAAAAAGAATCTAATATATGGCCAATCCGGAGGTGTTACTTCGGTAATAAATGCATCCGCTTATGGTGCTATCGTGGCGGCCCTTGAAGAAGCGGAAATCGAAAATGTCTATGCCGGCATAAATGGAATCAATGGGGTACTGGAAGAGAAGCTCATCGATCTAACAAAAGAAACTAAAGATGAAATAGAGAAAATTCCCTACACACCCGGGGCAATTTTTGGCTCCTGCAGAAAAAAATTGAAGACTGAAGAAGATTTCAGGAGATTGTTCGAGGTATTCGAAGCACACAACATAGGTTACTTCCTCTACAACGGCGGCAACGATTCCATGGAAACAGTTCATAGAATAGCTTTGAAGGCCAGAGAATATGGCTATCCTCTTAAAGCTATTGGTATCCCAAAGACCGTGGACAACGACCTGATGCACACTGATCACTGCCCTGGATATGGTTCAGCTGCTAAGTATACCGCTATTTCCATTCTCGAAGCAACGAAAGATCTGATTGCCATGCATGGTGATTCTACACAGGTCTTTATAATGGAGTCCATGGGGAGATATGCCGGTTGGCTGGCTGCTTCCGCGGCTCTGGCCGGTCTCAACGGTGGTACGGCACCACAGATAATACTCCTGCCTGAAGTCCCCTTCGACGAAGAAAAGTTTCTTTCGAAAGTTGAAGAAACCATAGTGAGAGATGGTTACTGTAGTGTTGTGGTAGCCGAGGCATTGAAGGATTCCAGTGGGAACTATATTTCTACCGAAGCGTATAAAGATGCCTTTGGAAATGTCCAGCTCGGGAAGATAGGCATATACATACAAAAAATTGTGCGTCAGAAACTTGGAAGGAAAGTTCACACAGCCCTGCCAGACTACCTTCAGAGATCATCAAGGCACATAGCCAGCTTAACGGATTGGCGTGAAGCGATAGAAGTTGGTGCAGCAGCGGTGAAATATGCGGTGAAAGACGGACTGAGCGACGTAATGGTTTCGATAGTCAGAGACAATGACTACCCGTATTTGAAGCACTACAGCCCCGTCGAGCTAAATGGTGTAGCTTCCGCAGTTAAATACCTTCCTGAAGAGTTTATCGCTGAAAATGGGTTTGGTGTGACAGAGAAATTTATAGAATACGCGAGACCTCTCATTAATGGCGAAGCTCCCGTTATCTATTTGAGAGGAATCCCTGTCTACGCCAAACTTAAGAGAGTTTTCGTCGAGAAAAAACTGAAGGGCTGA
- a CDS encoding flavodoxin family protein produces MKIVAINGSPRMEKGYTAMLLTAFLQGTMNAGADVELFYASRLNVKPCSCGQMYCWYVKPGECVIKDDMEMLHSKLAEAEIMVLATPVYIPLPGDMQNVINRLCPLMVPALEFRSGRTRARFRKHVNVRKIVLVATGGWWEKENLTTVVRIAEELAEDVSVEFAGAVLRPHVHVMKKDGKLTKDGQAILDEVKKAGYELIKEGKIESDTLKAISRPLISEEELRKLYNNYI; encoded by the coding sequence ATGAAGATTGTTGCTATAAATGGTAGTCCGCGAATGGAGAAGGGTTATACTGCCATGCTTCTTACCGCCTTCCTTCAGGGAACGATGAACGCTGGGGCTGATGTCGAACTATTCTACGCGAGCCGCCTTAATGTCAAACCCTGCTCTTGTGGTCAGATGTACTGCTGGTATGTAAAACCCGGTGAATGTGTCATCAAAGATGATATGGAGATGCTTCATTCTAAGCTTGCTGAAGCAGAAATCATGGTTTTGGCAACTCCAGTATACATTCCACTTCCTGGCGATATGCAGAACGTTATAAACAGACTCTGCCCTTTGATGGTACCAGCTCTTGAATTTCGAAGTGGCCGTACTCGAGCCAGATTTAGGAAACACGTTAATGTTCGGAAAATCGTGCTGGTGGCCACCGGTGGATGGTGGGAAAAAGAAAACCTCACAACAGTGGTACGCATCGCTGAAGAACTCGCTGAGGATGTCAGTGTGGAGTTTGCCGGGGCGGTGCTTAGGCCTCACGTCCACGTGATGAAAAAAGATGGAAAACTGACTAAAGATGGGCAAGCTATATTGGATGAGGTAAAGAAAGCCGGCTATGAACTTATTAAGGAAGGGAAGATAGAGAGCGATACCCTCAAGGCGATAAGCCGACCGCTCATATCCGAAGAAGAGCTGAGGAAACTTTATAATAATTATATCTGA
- a CDS encoding MurR/RpiR family transcriptional regulator: MIIPKLKGLYDSLGTSEKKVANYIISRPDDVIHYTITELAHFSGSSEATVYRLVKKLDFSGYQSFKIALARELSVPQESFYKEASEDFAGFVKGILYDNVKMAEQTLQVLDLNELKMAIKMISSARRVLFFGVGRSAAVAQSASLNFALLGFATECYIDPHTQVMVASGLGEEDLVVGISHTGTIRDTIKSLQVAKEAGASTIVITSGINSPIVETADVVLYTAAGEPSRSEFTLSRISELLVLDILYKCVVSELGSSMKKHFNRLEQILRPKRF; the protein is encoded by the coding sequence TTGATAATTCCAAAATTGAAAGGACTCTATGATTCCTTAGGTACCTCCGAAAAAAAAGTAGCCAACTACATAATCTCGCGACCAGACGATGTTATCCATTACACCATTACCGAGTTAGCACACTTTTCGGGTTCTAGTGAGGCTACGGTGTATAGGTTAGTGAAAAAACTCGATTTCAGTGGTTACCAGAGCTTTAAGATAGCCCTTGCAAGGGAATTGAGTGTTCCTCAGGAAAGTTTCTACAAAGAAGCTTCAGAGGACTTCGCGGGATTTGTTAAGGGCATTCTTTATGATAACGTCAAGATGGCTGAACAAACACTCCAGGTACTAGACCTTAACGAGTTGAAAATGGCCATCAAAATGATTTCAAGTGCAAGGAGAGTTCTCTTTTTCGGTGTCGGTCGTTCAGCAGCGGTGGCTCAAAGCGCCAGTTTGAACTTTGCCCTGCTGGGATTTGCGACTGAATGCTACATCGACCCCCATACTCAGGTAATGGTAGCCTCCGGACTTGGAGAAGAAGATCTGGTCGTAGGAATTTCCCACACAGGTACCATAAGAGATACCATAAAGTCTCTTCAAGTCGCGAAAGAAGCCGGCGCATCTACTATTGTCATCACATCGGGCATAAATTCACCTATCGTCGAAACTGCGGATGTTGTACTTTATACAGCTGCGGGTGAACCTTCCAGGAGTGAATTTACTCTAAGCAGAATCAGTGAGCTTCTTGTACTCGACATCCTGTACAAATGCGTTGTCTCGGAACTTGGCTCTTCCATGAAAAAGCATTTCAATCGCCTTGAGCAAATATTAAGACCAAAGCGCTTTTAG
- a CDS encoding MFS transporter, which translates to MLNAAYLLIIYTGITGVGGSMFQVVFNLFLREQGFSNAFIGSITSASLWGSALLGLVIGVLADRVGKRKVLISAVILVPITGILLTSPLPENVLWWLSFIRGGFFSVGFTVITAALTVTTTPKNRAEIFGINFGTVMGTGVFGNFLGGLLGDILGLKEALIISMVVYLFSLIPIFLADFRDSRSSIKDIFNFKGLEKAQKKLLLLYFGTNAAVGFGAGLFIHFGNLIFRDLFGLSATMIGIALSIAQLGTAIGSIFSHSLGKRFGPLRFTFYMQLLVVPLILSLAFVREPYLFTGLYTLRFVFMNITVPILNSIVFSRLSRERLSTISGFNGLLNNSLRAIAAMFFGEIVGASIHGYTKLFLISTLFYTINAFLAFVIYRFLEKESQTKELFR; encoded by the coding sequence ATGTTGAACGCAGCTTATCTGTTGATAATATATACAGGAATAACCGGTGTTGGTGGTTCGATGTTCCAGGTGGTTTTCAACCTCTTCCTCCGGGAACAGGGCTTTTCAAACGCTTTTATTGGCTCAATCACTTCTGCTTCTCTCTGGGGCTCTGCCTTATTGGGATTGGTTATAGGTGTGCTCGCTGACAGAGTTGGCAAAAGAAAAGTGCTCATATCTGCGGTCATTCTCGTCCCAATAACCGGTATCCTCTTGACTTCCCCTTTACCCGAGAACGTGCTTTGGTGGCTTTCATTCATCAGAGGTGGGTTCTTCTCCGTTGGATTCACTGTGATAACCGCGGCTCTGACTGTGACAACAACACCTAAAAATAGGGCAGAGATCTTTGGAATAAATTTCGGTACCGTTATGGGTACCGGTGTCTTTGGGAATTTCCTGGGAGGATTACTGGGAGACATACTGGGTTTGAAAGAGGCTCTTATCATCTCCATGGTCGTGTATCTTTTCTCTCTGATTCCTATATTTTTGGCCGACTTTCGTGACTCCAGGAGTTCTATTAAAGATATATTTAATTTCAAAGGGCTGGAAAAAGCGCAAAAGAAGCTGCTCTTACTTTATTTTGGAACGAACGCTGCCGTGGGCTTTGGAGCAGGTTTGTTTATACATTTTGGAAATCTCATATTCAGGGATCTCTTTGGTCTCTCCGCAACGATGATCGGCATAGCGTTATCGATAGCTCAGCTAGGAACAGCGATCGGTTCGATCTTCTCTCATTCCTTGGGTAAGAGGTTTGGTCCTTTGAGGTTCACATTCTACATGCAACTGCTGGTGGTACCGCTGATTCTCTCCCTTGCTTTCGTTAGAGAGCCATACTTGTTCACTGGTCTCTATACACTGAGGTTCGTATTCATGAACATCACGGTCCCTATTCTTAACTCAATTGTTTTTTCAAGATTATCTCGTGAGAGACTCTCCACAATATCAGGCTTCAACGGCCTTCTCAATAACTCACTCAGAGCAATAGCGGCAATGTTTTTTGGAGAAATAGTTGGTGCTTCTATTCACGGTTACACAAAACTGTTTCTCATCAGCACGCTCTTCTATACTATAAATGCGTTCCTGGCTTTTGTTATATACCGCTTCCTCGAAAAGGAGTCGCAGACAAAGGAGCTTTTTCGCTGA
- a CDS encoding diguanylate cyclase domain-containing protein, producing MKTGKILLIIVLFFSLYPFEALAEKLVFGGDRDYPPYEFIDEAGNVSGFNVELAKAVARTTGLDIEIKLDEWSKIRFDFENGEIDALLGMAVTPQRMEYFDFSIPHNTLFMTVFFRKGTKGLDSESDLNDKEIIVQRGGVMHDYLLEKGITDRIILVDSPLEGLKRLSEGVGDCGIFGKYQGLYLVKKHKLKNLTVADWAIYERDYAIAVQKGNAILLNGLNKGLLILMESGEYRQIYEKWFGPLDWKTIYGERVLNVFLITLSITAFVVILLLLWNRALNKRVIQKTAELNEKLDEIKLLNKKIRSLHEIAIKMERSIDEEEVYDLIVNTAKDILSFDVCSLDILEGNELVVKRADGGFKCPERTPKNEGVAGRTLLNGETILINDVSQVPDARPVDDRIRSALSIPIGEFGVFQAISFKPSAFTRFDVELAELLISHATEAIRRIRLSKRERYLAFHDALTGLYNRTFFDEELERLDTLRNLPISVIFADVDDLKLINDLYDHFLGDEYLVAISEAIKKSCRHEDLLVRWGGDEFVILLIKTTHKQAKEIVTRIEQNLAKIDQFPTHPSVSFGIATKTHPNEKISDVLRKAERDMYRNKHRYKTRLTDKENFDKGTKNVEQ from the coding sequence ATGAAGACTGGAAAGATATTATTGATTATAGTTCTTTTCTTTTCATTATACCCCTTTGAGGCTCTGGCGGAAAAACTTGTATTCGGTGGCGACAGAGATTATCCTCCTTATGAATTCATCGATGAAGCAGGAAACGTATCGGGATTCAACGTGGAACTCGCAAAAGCCGTTGCCAGAACGACGGGACTCGATATCGAAATCAAACTCGATGAGTGGAGCAAAATTCGTTTTGATTTTGAAAATGGAGAAATTGATGCCCTTCTTGGAATGGCTGTAACTCCGCAGAGAATGGAATACTTCGACTTTTCAATCCCCCACAATACCCTCTTTATGACGGTCTTCTTCCGAAAAGGTACGAAAGGCTTAGATTCGGAAAGTGACCTGAATGATAAAGAGATAATAGTGCAACGGGGTGGAGTAATGCACGATTATCTCCTCGAAAAAGGTATCACGGACAGAATCATCCTGGTTGATTCTCCCCTTGAGGGCCTAAAACGCCTTTCTGAAGGGGTAGGGGACTGTGGTATCTTCGGGAAGTATCAGGGACTATACCTCGTGAAAAAACACAAATTGAAAAATCTGACCGTAGCGGATTGGGCCATTTACGAACGAGATTACGCCATTGCTGTGCAAAAAGGCAATGCGATTCTTCTGAATGGATTGAACAAAGGATTGCTTATATTGATGGAAAGCGGTGAATACAGGCAAATCTATGAAAAGTGGTTTGGTCCACTCGATTGGAAAACGATCTATGGAGAAAGAGTATTGAATGTTTTTCTAATCACTCTCAGTATCACAGCTTTTGTTGTGATTTTACTCCTGCTATGGAATAGAGCCCTGAATAAGAGAGTTATCCAGAAAACAGCGGAACTGAACGAAAAACTCGACGAAATAAAATTACTCAACAAGAAGATCAGGAGTTTGCACGAGATAGCCATCAAAATGGAAAGAAGTATTGATGAAGAAGAAGTTTACGACTTGATTGTTAATACTGCGAAAGATATTTTGAGCTTTGATGTATGCAGTCTGGACATTCTTGAAGGGAATGAACTTGTGGTTAAAAGAGCTGATGGTGGCTTTAAATGCCCGGAACGCACTCCGAAAAATGAAGGAGTCGCTGGAAGGACATTACTGAACGGGGAGACGATCTTAATAAATGATGTTTCTCAGGTCCCAGATGCCAGACCGGTAGATGACAGAATTCGTTCTGCTTTGAGCATTCCGATAGGCGAGTTTGGGGTATTTCAGGCTATTTCTTTTAAACCATCAGCTTTTACCAGGTTTGACGTTGAACTGGCAGAACTTCTTATATCCCATGCTACAGAGGCCATCAGAAGGATAAGGTTAAGCAAAAGAGAACGCTATCTCGCTTTTCACGATGCGCTTACAGGATTGTACAACAGAACGTTCTTCGATGAAGAACTTGAAAGACTCGATACTCTGCGAAATTTGCCGATAAGCGTGATATTCGCCGATGTTGATGATTTGAAATTAATAAATGATTTGTATGATCATTTTTTGGGTGACGAATATCTCGTGGCTATAAGTGAAGCCATAAAAAAATCTTGCAGGCATGAAGACCTGCTGGTCCGCTGGGGTGGAGATGAATTCGTGATTTTGCTTATCAAAACTACTCATAAACAGGCAAAAGAAATAGTCACGAGAATTGAACAAAATCTGGCAAAAATAGACCAGTTCCCCACCCATCCTTCGGTCTCTTTTGGGATAGCAACTAAAACCCATCCAAATGAAAAGATCTCAGATGTGTTGCGTAAAGCGGAGCGAGATATGTACAGGAATAAGCATCGATATAAAACACGCCTGACCGACAAAGAAAACTTCGATAAAGGAACAAAGAATGTCGAGCAGTAA
- the pruA gene encoding L-glutamate gamma-semialdehyde dehydrogenase, with product MVEATDFLILPPFKNEGYIDPSNPEVRKKMKEALEKVANEKRDYDLLIGGKRYKTERKTRSINPSNPEEVVGTTSKASRELIDKAIEVAWEAFETWKHTPVEERVKPFLRAAQIMRERRYELDATMILEVGKNWLEADADLAEAIDFLEFYSREAVRYASQQPVVRIPNENNELVYIPLGVGAVIPPWNFPGAIMVGMTSAAAVSGNCVLLKPASDSPIIAAKFVEILHEAGLPEGVVNFVPGSGAEIGDYIVEHPKIRFISFTGSKEVGLRINELAAKHQPGQKWIKRVVLEMGGKDAVVVDETADLDAAADGIVASAFGFQGQKCSAGSRIIAVEAIYDELLEKVVEKTKKIKIGDVRDPENWLGPVVNESAMRKILSYIDIGKEEGRLVHGGKRVEGLPGYFLEPTIFADVDRYSRIAQEEIFGPVTAFIKAKDFNDAIDIANCTEYGLTGALYTKKRERIEFAKKVFHVGNLYFNRKCTGALVGVHPFGGFNMSGTDSKAGGRDYLLLFLQAKSISERINL from the coding sequence TTGGTGGAAGCAACAGATTTTCTTATCCTTCCACCCTTCAAAAATGAAGGGTACATCGATCCTTCAAACCCGGAAGTAAGAAAAAAGATGAAGGAAGCTCTCGAGAAAGTTGCGAACGAGAAACGGGACTATGATCTATTAATTGGTGGAAAGAGATATAAGACCGAAAGAAAGACGAGGTCAATCAATCCCAGCAACCCTGAAGAAGTCGTCGGAACCACATCAAAAGCTAGCAGAGAGCTTATAGATAAAGCCATCGAGGTGGCGTGGGAAGCTTTCGAAACGTGGAAACACACACCCGTTGAAGAAAGAGTCAAGCCTTTCTTGAGGGCTGCTCAGATTATGAGGGAACGGAGGTACGAACTCGACGCGACGATGATCCTGGAAGTCGGTAAGAACTGGCTTGAAGCCGACGCTGATCTTGCTGAAGCAATAGACTTTCTCGAGTTCTATTCGAGAGAAGCGGTGAGATACGCTTCGCAGCAGCCTGTGGTGAGGATTCCTAATGAGAATAATGAACTCGTTTATATCCCTCTTGGGGTAGGGGCGGTTATTCCACCGTGGAACTTCCCGGGAGCTATAATGGTTGGGATGACCTCTGCCGCCGCCGTTTCCGGTAACTGTGTTCTTTTGAAACCTGCAAGCGATTCACCCATCATTGCAGCTAAGTTTGTTGAAATACTCCATGAAGCCGGCCTACCGGAAGGAGTCGTAAATTTCGTTCCCGGTAGTGGGGCTGAGATCGGAGATTACATAGTTGAGCACCCGAAAATAAGGTTCATTTCTTTCACAGGTTCGAAAGAGGTGGGGTTAAGGATCAATGAGTTAGCGGCAAAGCATCAACCCGGTCAGAAATGGATCAAACGCGTGGTGCTTGAGATGGGTGGAAAGGATGCTGTTGTAGTCGATGAGACAGCAGACCTCGATGCTGCTGCCGATGGTATTGTTGCCAGCGCCTTCGGTTTCCAGGGTCAGAAATGTTCGGCCGGGTCCCGGATAATAGCCGTTGAGGCAATCTATGATGAACTCCTTGAAAAAGTGGTTGAAAAGACTAAGAAAATCAAGATAGGCGATGTCAGAGACCCGGAGAACTGGCTCGGACCGGTTGTTAACGAAAGTGCGATGAGAAAGATATTGAGCTATATCGATATAGGTAAAGAAGAAGGAAGGCTCGTTCACGGCGGGAAAAGGGTAGAAGGGCTTCCTGGATATTTCCTGGAACCGACAATATTCGCCGATGTTGACAGATATTCGAGAATTGCTCAAGAAGAGATATTTGGACCTGTGACAGCTTTCATCAAAGCTAAGGATTTCAACGATGCAATAGACATAGCCAACTGTACCGAATATGGTTTAACCGGTGCGCTTTACACGAAAAAACGAGAGCGCATTGAATTTGCCAAAAAAGTCTTCCATGTGGGAAACCTGTATTTTAACCGCAAATGCACCGGTGCTCTTGTTGGTGTACATCCTTTTGGTGGCTTTAATATGTCCGGAACGGATTCGAAAGCTGGCGGAAGGGATTATTTATTGTTATTCTTGCAGGCCAAGTCGATATCCGAGAGAATAAACCTATAA
- a CDS encoding aldo/keto reductase — translation MLYREMRKTKEKVSILGFGCMRLPTIDGKIDRKKASEMLSYAIENGVNYLDTAYPYHNGESESFLGEFLKNGYRDKIFLATKLPTWLIKTREDMDKYLDEQLKRLQTDHIDFYLLHGLNEERWDNLKNLKFNEFLESAIADGRIRHTGFSFHDSLEVFKNIVDSYDWSVCQIQYNYLDVDYQAGKEGLKYAAERGLSVIVMSPLRGGKLASSIPNEAMDLFKHLGKSPTYWALRWVWDHPEVSLVLSGMSELSQVIENLQIAKDGLPNSLTSDELHTIDRVMEIYKSKMKISCTSCKYCQPCPNGVNIPFAFQQYNNAFIFDDLKGAKQTYNMFTEPEQRASNCIECGLCETQCPQNLPIIKLLKEVAATFEDN, via the coding sequence GTGCTTTACAGAGAGATGCGGAAAACAAAAGAGAAGGTTTCCATACTCGGTTTTGGTTGTATGAGACTTCCAACAATCGATGGTAAGATCGACAGAAAAAAAGCTTCTGAGATGTTGAGTTACGCCATCGAAAACGGTGTGAACTATCTTGATACAGCATATCCTTACCACAACGGAGAGAGCGAATCCTTTCTGGGAGAATTTCTTAAAAACGGTTACAGAGATAAGATCTTTCTGGCAACAAAACTTCCAACATGGCTCATAAAGACCAGGGAAGACATGGATAAGTACCTTGACGAACAACTCAAAAGGCTTCAGACAGACCACATAGACTTCTACCTCCTTCATGGCCTAAATGAGGAGAGATGGGATAATTTGAAAAATCTGAAATTCAATGAATTTCTTGAGTCCGCGATCGCTGATGGCAGAATTAGGCACACAGGATTCTCTTTTCACGATTCACTTGAAGTTTTCAAAAATATAGTGGACTCTTACGACTGGTCTGTCTGCCAGATTCAATATAACTATCTCGACGTGGACTATCAGGCCGGGAAAGAGGGGTTGAAGTACGCTGCAGAGAGAGGACTCAGTGTAATCGTTATGAGCCCCCTCAGAGGTGGAAAACTGGCAAGCAGTATACCAAATGAGGCTATGGATCTCTTCAAGCACTTGGGAAAATCTCCAACATACTGGGCTCTGCGCTGGGTATGGGATCACCCCGAAGTGTCTTTGGTTTTGAGTGGCATGTCTGAATTATCGCAAGTTATTGAAAACCTCCAAATTGCGAAAGATGGTCTACCAAATTCTCTCACATCTGATGAACTCCACACCATAGATCGTGTCATGGAGATATACAAGAGCAAAATGAAAATAAGCTGCACGAGTTGTAAGTATTGTCAACCATGTCCAAACGGAGTAAATATCCCTTTTGCTTTTCAACAGTACAACAACGCTTTCATCTTCGACGACCTAAAAGGGGCAAAGCAGACATATAATATGTTTACTGAACCTGAACAAAGGGCTTCAAACTGCATCGAATGCGGTTTGTGCGAAACCCAATGCCCACAAAATTTGCCTATTATAAAACTGCTCAAAGAAGTTGCGGCTACATTCGAAGATAACTGA